ACGCCCGCGAGATCTCGACCATCCGGATCGGCGACAACATCGCGGTCCGCGTCGGGCGGTACGGCCCGTACGTCGAGGAGCTCGCCCCGGCGGGCATCGACCCGAACACCGGCGAGGTCACCGAGGGCGCCGAGGTGAAGGACCCGCGCCGTGCGTCCATCACCGACGACATCGCGCCGGACGAGATGACGCCGGAGAAGGCCCGCGAACTGCTCGAACAGGCCGGCGACGACGGACGCGTGCTCGGCACGGACCCGCAGTCCGGCCACGAGATCGTTGCGAAGGCCGGCCGTTACGGCCCGTACGTCACCGAGGTGCTGCCCGAGCCCGAGGGCGAGGAGAAGCCCAAGCGTGGCGCCAAGAAGGCGAAGCCGCGCACGGCGTCGCTGTTCAAGGACATGGACCTGGGCACGATCGAACTCGACACCGCGCTGAAGCTGCTCAGCCTGCCGCGCGTTGTCGGTGAGACGACGGACGACAAAGGTGAGACGGTCGAGATCACTGCCCAGAACGGCCGTTACGGGCCCTACCTGAAGAAGGGCACCGACTCACGGTCGTTGCAGACCGAGGCGCAGATCTTCGACATCACGCTGGACGAGGCGCTCGCGATCTACGCACAGCCCAAGCAGCGCGGTCGCGCGGCGGTGGCACCGTTGAAGGAGCTCGGAGAGGACCCCGCGTCGGGCAAGCCGGTCGTGGTGAAGGACGGACGGTTCGGGCCGTACGTCACCGACGGCGAGACCAACGCGACGCTGCGCAAGGACGACGACCCGTCGACGATCACGCCCGAGCGCGGGTTCGAACTGCTCGCCGAGAAGCGGGCCAAGGGACCGACCACCCGTAAACGGGCGGCGAAGAAGACAGCCAAGAAGACGACGAAGAAGGCTGCTGCCAAGAAGACGACCGCGAAGAAGGCCGCTGCCAAGAAGGCGAGCGGCTGAGGGTTCGGTGAAGTTCGGCTTGCGTCACCCCCGTAGGCAGGAAAAACCGGTCAGGATCTGTTCGGAACTACGGGGAACCGAACTGCCGGGGATGTCGTCACACAGGCAGTTCCGCTTCGACACACAGGGAGAAACAACATGTCCAGCACCGCCATGCGCAACCGCGTCGCCGTCACCTCGCTCGCACTGGTCGGCGCGCTCGGCCTGACCGCTTGCAACAGCGACACGACCGTCACCAACTCTTCGAGCACGTCGTCCTCGACCAGCTCGGAGTCCACCAGCACCTCCGAGTCGCCTTCCAGCTCGCAGACCTCGACATCCACTTCCGAGTCGAGCACGACCTCGGAGTCGCCGACCAGCTCGGAGACCTCGTCGGCGTCCTCGGAGTCCAGCACCACCGCTGACTCCGGCCCGACCGACGTCACCCCGCGTGGCACCACCTTGAAGTTCAACCAGCCGGCCGTGATCGACGAGAGCGGCAAGGTCTTCCGTCTGACCGTAAAGGAACTGAAGGTCGCCCCGGAGTCGATCTACAGCGAGAAGAACCTGAAGAAGTCCGACGGCACCGTCTACTACATCAACTTCGATGTGAGCCCGGTCAAGACCAGTGGCAGCTTCTACTCCAGTTCGGTGAACGGCCTGTGGCTGTACCCGTCCTTCGGTTCGGGCCAGAAGGCGAAGCGCATGTACGGCTCGACCGACGACTGCAAGAGCAGCTACGAGAAGATCGAGGTCGGCCAGTCCGGCAGCGGCTGCTACATCTACCAGATCACCGGTGCCACCTCGAAGACGGTGACCTACGCCAACTCCAAGAACCGCCTCACCTGGGAGTGACCCCTTCCTGAGCGGGCGATCGAGAATGGGCGGAGCCGGTCGGCTCCGCCCGTTCTTCGTGTCCGGTGTCAGCCGAAGGGCAACGGCTCACGCGTGAACTTGTAGGTGGCCCAATTCATCTGTCGCACAGCACCGTTCGGGTCACGGCGGACGACCAGGCGCTCACCCTTCTCACGCCCGGCGATGGTGCGGAAGACGTCGTCCCCCAGCTTCTCGAAGACCGACCACTTCGCGGTGTCCGGCGCACGGTCGAGCTTGGCCTGCAGTTGTCCGTCGCGGATGACGAACGTGAAGCCGGACCCTTCGGAGAACCAGCGCCCGGTGAGCTCGGTGAGGCCGTCGGGTGTCGTGGAACCCGGCATCCACGGCTTCGGCATCGCCGGATCCTCCTGTGCCACAAAGGATCCGAGCTTGACCGCTGTGACATCGGGTTCGATCGCATTGGTGGCGTTCATGAGGACGCCGGCGCTGACACCCGAGTCCGCATCGGAGAAGAAACCCGTGATGCCGCCGGGCAGGCCGCCGGTGTGGCCGAACCAGGTGCGTCCGTCCTTGCGGACGAGTTCGAAGCCCAGGCCCCAACCGCCGCCCCACGATCCGTCGACCAGCAGTTGCGGTGTGGTCATCTCCTCGACGGTGTCCTTGCGCAGCACACTGTCGTCGGGATCGAGCAGGAATTGGTGCCAGCGCATCATGTCGCCGAGAGTGCTGCACAACGCACCCGCGGCGGACGTGGCTCTCTTGTTCAACAACGGTTCCCGCACCGGTACATCGGTGAACGGTGCCACGTAGTACTGGCCGGAGTGCGGTGCAGCGAGCTGCAGCGTGGACCGCTTGAGTCCGATCGGGTCCAGGAGCCGGGTCTGCAGCGACTGCTCCCACTCGCGGCCGTCGAGCCGCGCAACCAGCTCGCCCAGCAGTGCGTACCCGAGATTCGAGTAGTGCCACACAAGGTGCGGTCGGCCGATGCGTTCGGCCTCGTTCCAGCCCGCGACCAGGCCCTCTCGGTCCGGGAATTGCAGTGTGTCCCAGACGTCTCCGACGGGTTCGCGCTGCATCCCGCTGCCGTGGATCAGCAACTGACGGACGGTCACCGCACCGTGCTCGACGCCGGGGAGGTGCTGGTCGAGCCGATCGTCGAGGTCGACTTTGCCCTCGTCCCGCAGCTGCATCACCAGTGCCGCGGTGAACGTCTTGGTGTTGGACGC
This is a stretch of genomic DNA from Yimella lutea. It encodes these proteins:
- a CDS encoding serine hydrolase domain-containing protein — protein: MQSRLAEPLTRDLERIARRAQIDSRTPGLVAGVARDGAIAWSTAVGSADLDDPSVPLGDDTQFLVASNTKTFTAALVMQLRDEGKVDLDDRLDQHLPGVEHGAVTVRQLLIHGSGMQREPVGDVWDTLQFPDREGLVAGWNEAERIGRPHLVWHYSNLGYALLGELVARLDGREWEQSLQTRLLDPIGLKRSTLQLAAPHSGQYYVAPFTDVPVREPLLNKRATSAAGALCSTLGDMMRWHQFLLDPDDSVLRKDTVEEMTTPQLLVDGSWGGGWGLGFELVRKDGRTWFGHTGGLPGGITGFFSDADSGVSAGVLMNATNAIEPDVTAVKLGSFVAQEDPAMPKPWMPGSTTPDGLTELTGRWFSEGSGFTFVIRDGQLQAKLDRAPDTAKWSVFEKLGDDVFRTIAGREKGERLVVRRDPNGAVRQMNWATYKFTREPLPFG